The window TGATCTTTCTATAAGTTATAACCCTCAGGATACAACATAAACCAGTTACAGAGAGACATTAACTCGAACAGCAACTAAACGTCTTTGTCCCTTCGTTCTCGCTCTTGACCAAACTAACCCGATTCACAGTTAGTTCCTCTTTGTAAGAATCAGAGTTAAGCTGCTTCCTACTGATGTTACTATAGATCTCACGGATAACCATCTCAAAAGCCGTCTTCACATTGGTCGAGCCAAGCGCTGATGTCTCCATGAAAAACAAACCTTGAGACTCCGCAAGACCTTTACCTTCCTCAACACTCACTGCTCTAATGCTCTCGAGATCACACTTGTTACCAATAAGCATCTTCGCTACTGTTGTATCAGAGTGAGCTGCATCAAAGATTCGTCAAGATCTTAGATCTAAGAGCATCATCATGCATAAGATCTAAGAGACAGAGAGATGAGAACATACTGTTGAGTTCATCGAGCCAGCGACCAACGTTCTCGAACGTGGAGCTGCGAGTGATGTCGTAGACGACGAGTGCCCCGACAGCGCCACGGTAATAAGCGGAAGTGACGGCGCGGAAGCGTTCTTGACCGGCGGTATCCCATATCTGAGCTTTGACCTCCTTGCCGTCGATGACCATGCTCTGTGTCTGAAACTCGACGCCTATGGTGGCTTTTGAGTTGGGGTTGAACTCGTTGCGAGCGTAGCGGGTGAGGAGATTGGATTTGCCGACGGCGGAGTCTCCGATGATGACGATCTTGAAGAGGTACTCTTCACCTCCCTCGTCGTCAGACATGTCGTCTGCTATGTACTGCTTTGTTCAAgaagtagagagagaaagagcgCTTTCATCAAGAAGCAGAGAGAGTGTGTTTGTTTTGCCTTTATTAGGCTGTTTATGTGGCTCAATAAATGTCAGTTACGTTACGCATGAAAGTAGATTTTAACTAGAATCACGCATCGTGAATTGTGAACCACTATGAACTAAAACCTGatttatttgttatatatgCCAATTTTAATGTCTACacttagatattttaaaagCTTGGGGTTGGTGCCGTAAaaccaaaaatctaaaatacGGTAGAACAAAAATATTCATATCAGATTCAATTTGGTTCAGATTCATTTTCTAGGGTCGGTTCGACGTTTTGTCCATCTCTATCTACACTAGTATTAGTATATCATTATATTATGACACCGACAGTTTCTTTTATTTCATAGTTAGATAATTTTTGAAGTATTTCTCTTCTTATTTGTTAAATTGTGGCAATGGATGAATATTGAGGTATTGAGAGGAGATTTTAGGTGGTAGACGCTAAACCATATCCGCGGATATTGTTAAGCTTAGAAGCTATGCCTTGTTTGGATGATGAATAATATTTGATAGTGACATAGAGGAGTTGATCAAGGCTATATTATATAGCAACCCTATCTTACGAGTATTCTATCTACGCTTAGAAGATTTCTTCAACCGGTTCCTTCCAGTTCAAATGTGTTAGACATTTGTACTCCTGTTTGGCTTAGATATATAAACTGTTGAGATTTGAGAGAGATAAACACTACTTAAGTTGTCGTTGGTTGATTGTGAATCTATAACGAGTATGTTTTAGTTTAAGAAATGAATTCATAGACCGAAACATATGATCGAGTACTACACATGACAAATCTCAGTTAGTGGGTTCTAAGTCACATTTTGTTAAATTTGAGATCCTACACATTCTTATTGATCGATCcaattaatttaagttattataaGTGGTCATTGTAGTAAAGAGTTCGAGAATGTACCAAAGCCAGACTTCATTAATTTATCACCATCACTTTCTTTGGACCTCCAAAATCatgtatataacaaaaaaaatttagctGTTGTGTTCTTTGATTCTTTCTGTCATTGAATTGATTCACTTAGTGTCTTTTTCTTCTATACTCTCTTGGATCATGTTTGGAAACATATCATATCATTCATCATCGCTTCTTGCATGCCCCGCAAGTGCATCTCTCTATCCCCTTTTCCAGCGACTGCACATGACAGACAATCAACGAAAAACATATTAAGTAAGCAAATATTTTCACAAGTGAAATATCGTACAAGCCTATCTATATTTTGAAATCTCATTTCCATTTGTATGGCTTTATATGGATAGAATTTCAACTCATCTATTCATAGACTAACATGTGGGGTTTATATGGAACTCAGAATCTAAGGTTAGCCTCTACCGTGCACAGACTATCTATTTGTATCATAGAATATAATAACCATCTATTTGTATGTGTACGTAGATcgattatatatgtataattctTAGTTTAGAGGAGTCCATTGTTAAACTATTTTGTGATGAAacttttttgaagaaaatatatatgagaTCATTTACGTTAATAAGGTAAAAGATAATAAATGAACATACTTATTCACAAGTGAAATATcgtttatttatcaaaaaaacatACTTATTCGTTATTAAGAGATCCATGCAAAAGAAACTATTAAGAGATCATGACAATATTTTGACGCACACACATGTAAATAATATGATCAaatgttattttgtttgtttttatgttCACCAGGATATagatcaaaatctaaactaacTTTAAAATTTACAGTTGTCATGTACGTTTTGGGGTATAGAAAAAAATAGTCCGCCCCTGGGTAAAGATTGGTTCATGGTTTGATCAATTGTGCAATGGCTAATTGTTTTTACAAATACCATAATTTGTTATTAATTGGTTTAAAAGTAGCagtttctcaaaatttataatatagacAATGCTCATATTTACTTTAGTTTGAGAAAATTCCATATGCATATATAAGGACGCACCTCTATATGGTGTTGAAGACCTTTGATATGCTCAACAGCCAAATCCAACATGTCTGCATAGCTCGTTTGCtgcaaaaaaggaaaaaaagaaatcaacATCATTTTTCTCTATCTAATCTTCTTAATTACACCTAAATTACGTGacaattatataagtaatatcCCTCACCTTTTCCATATTGGGCACAAGTTCTTGTAGCTTCTTCAGCTTCCCACTTATTCTCGTTCTTCTCTCCTAAACATAAAACTTGATCATACTCTTGTTTTCATTGGGTTTcaaatataattctcatgtaTGCTTAGTTATGTAGTTTGTaataatatcaaaacaataGAATACAACTAACCCTTTCAGCGATGCTGCGCGGGTGAGTAGCACAGCCACGCTTGGCCCTAACCTTCCAAGGTACCGAATCCTCTGGGATGTTTATCAAACTCTCCATCTCCAGTGACGTTTGTGGCATGCTAAACTAAAGAATCAAAACCATATATATCATATCGAAAAGAATATAACCACTTAATGGTCAAAACCAAACATCTTGTTAAAACTTTACACAATAAACAACTGTTAGCAAAATGACTAATTAACTTGTGggaaaatatacataaatcaATCTTAAACCTTCTCCTAGCCATTCATATATTACGTACACAACCACTCAGCATACACGAAGTACCTGTGACACACATTTTTATAACATGTCAACATGGATTCCTATTGCTAATTAACTTTACGGAGTTTAAATCTGATTTATCGATTGGATATTATATGTCTTACACAAAACCACTGACCACAATATAATATCATTTATTAACATACAACTAGTAAATCATACATATTTCAATCCTAAACGCTCCCCAAACTTAGATAAAAGTACAAAATTTCTCAACTTTGTGCATATGCATTACCCCCTTACCTAAGAGACTCCAAGAATTATGAAACTTGTATTGCATAAAAGGTTAATATATGCAACTTTGTATAtaacataaatacatataatgaACAACCGCAAATTTACCGGAGTTTCTAAGGTGAAAAAGTCGGTGGTCTTGGACCGTTTTCCGGGTTCATCAATGGTGAAACTGATATGAGAAGGCGAGTTGTCCCAGTTATCATGATCATTTCCAAAACTCATACTCGTCGATGCGACACCGTTTATAGCCGAAGGCCCTTCCACCTCCGAGTTATGTTCTTGATGGCTATTACTTCCCCCGCCGGAAAATCTCAGCTCCGACTTCAACCTTGACGGCACTCGCTCACCTCCTCCGCCGTATCTTCCGTTTGGCCGCCCTAGAGGAAAACCAGTCCCCTCTTCCATCAACAAATTtagatagaaagagagagaaatatATGTAATGCAATGTAGGGTTAAAACTCGTACTTAGTTATCTCAGTATTTAATAGCCAGTGTGGttttttaaatgtatttatacaaaataGAAAAGAATGCGTCTTTGTTCGAGAGTCGAGGACCTCTTCCTTTGTCTCAACTAGATTTTATTTATCTCCCATTTGACAGAGAATAACGATTCATGAAAAGAATCTAAATAATATTCACTATTCGAATTccaattattattactattattgtatatgtttatataataatgCAAGAGGGGTAAAATTTCTTGGGCTCGCTGGTCGCACATGGATTACAGTGGAAAATAAACCGTCCGGATGCAATTTCATTGGAAAATGCCCAAAAATAATACTCccgaaaataagattttttaaaatatacatacttattaaaaatttaataaatatttataatttaatttatttttattttattatatattttttaataatttttcaccaataaaatttaactaatttatatattttcaattaatgtttctcaaaagtataaaaaaatacattaataatatagaaaatttatttttatgaaacaattttttttaaaagttttttttacttttgtggACAGATGGAATATAAATTATACGACCAACAATATTGTAATTGTATACTTTTTATAATGACAAGTAGGCAAACCCCAAAAATCAAAGGAGTGACTATGATGAAGCCATGTTATCAGGGTGAGCTCTCAAGGCTGCTTTGTCAGAAGAAAAAGGCCAAGTGGGATGGATATAATATTGCCAAGTGGACTATACTTTTGTACTGACTCGCTTTTTAACATTTACTTTTGGCAAgtgcaagtttttttttgtgtgcaacaagtgtaagtttttttaatatattaatacagGCTATTTGCATTAAATTGCATTATTAAAAGATACAACTTGCCTTTTCTGGAAATACATGTTTAACTATTCATGCATGTATTAtgtataatgtatatatttatatgtttgtatACATGTATATAACATCGACAATGGTTTCTCCAGACAGAAAATGAAAGAGAAATGTGtagtaaattaaatatatatatatagattgatCAGAGCTCAGAAGATGATCTCTCGGAAAGTTTCTTTCGTCAAACCTCTTCCACGCATCTGCTCCCTCTATTATATAACCGGTCCCATCTCTCTCCAAACCTAACGTGGTAGTTTCCCAATCAACCATATCAAGTATCaaccaaacaaaataaatatatagctAGATATTTTAATAGCTATTGTGATTCCGATTTTCAGTTGAGTGGTCGGTTTTGACCTACCGCGATCTGCTACCTGAGATTTGCATTGAATCACGGTTGCAGTTTATTATTTCATATCACTAAATTTTTTGgcaatttaaatttgtttttctaCGATATGCAATTAGTCGATGATCATGCCACATATAAATGAATGAAATTTGGTTGGGAGCCATTATAGATTTACATATAAGTTGGATATCAAGTTTATGCCTCAGCATATATGCCAAATCTTTATTGAGACGTCTGCACCAAATATATGCTACTTGCGTTGGATACTATTAGGCCTATTGAGTTGGCCCATTCAATCTCTCTTCAATCTATATATGTGTGGAGGAGCTAGTTAAGTTTGTTGCCCATCAATATCTTTCTTTTCTCAATTTGAGAAATTCGGTTAGTCATGTATTACGAATTTCTGATATTTCTTTCTTGGTGAAACGCTTAAGGAATATATGGCATCGTTTTCAACTGGATTTAAGTTTGTTTCCATTTAGTTCATATTGGAGTAACAAAGATTCAACCAAATCGAAGTGGTAACTTTTCTTCCATTTTTGTTCATAGTTTTCATGACAAAAAACAAGTAAATTTAATAACTAAGTTAATATATTTCTAGGATTTTTTATGTTTACCTTGGCCGAAAAGTAATGATGTTGTGATGGTTATAtcctattatttttttaaaagacgaTTTTTTTTCCCTATAATGCTTCTCAATACTCCCTATTCTCCTCCTCAACGAAAAGTTGGCTTCTTGGCATGGCAGTGTGCCATCTACTGTCTCTAGACCAAAAGCAACAATTGCCTTCATAGAATGTCTTCCGACCGGCGGATTATCTACTCTCTGTCTATCTATCATTGACTCAATCTTGAGGAATCATATCTCCTCTCTTCACCACTGGAACACAGCTACAACCTCAGAGATTTTTGTATACGGACAACAACAACCTCACAGATATCTCAATCACAATCGGGTAAAGAATTTCTTTACTTTTCTTGAGGAGCTTGCATGTCTTCATCGATGTCACTGTACCTTCATCGCTGGTTCAACTGAGCCAACTTCTCGCGTGCCCCTACTTTCTATGGGCCAAATCTCCTATGGGCTCTTAGAGTCTCCTATGCCCCTAtttcataattctttttttaattaaaatccaaACTCTTAAATTAAATCCTTCCCGGTCatcaaaactaaaccctaaccccTCCTATGGATTAGTGAACCCATGGgcaaatatttaaattctatacatttcaaattcaaaaaaatatattttaaaatcggttttaatcatattttgatgatttttttgaaaataaggaaaacaacgtttttggatttttgaaatatttttatcaaattgtataaatcaaattaaaaatattaacgtttccattttaattttatgatttttcgtttgacatataaaattaaaagaacaaaaaggtCCTTTTGAGATTATGTTATGAGACATAGGGGTATGAGAGGATTTGTCTCGTTCAActtctttctttcttaattATGTCATGGGCTGGACAACTAAATATGTTCTGGGCTATAATGGTTTGCAACCCACTGCCTAATAGACTGTAACCTTGTTCTTTGAAAGCATTTTCTCAAAAATTGTAAGAATATCTTTATCTAATAAAACAATTTTACATAAATAGTCAACTTCATGTGATAAACTAAACTTCGTGCGCCTTGATTCTTTGGACATATTCTTTCTGTCGAAGGTAGTTCttcatattaaattttcaataccgtaaaataatattaatattactCGTTTTTCTACACTGAATACATcactatgtaatttttttttttgaacaacgtTTCACTGATAATTATAATGTATATGGCCAatacaaaaattttaataaCCAAGTAGGAAGAACTGTAAAACTCAAAACATCTACTTGTTCGTCGAAAATATGACGTgataatttctatttttattacaaATCACGATAAATTTTACATGTTTGACATTTTTATGGACATATTATTTCGTAATACCATAACGAACGGTTGTTCTTACAATAATTTGATCTTTCGTTAATCTTACATTCTATAATCTGCAAAAAATTACAAActtttaaatatcaaaatttataccTAATTCTACTGCCACACGGCTTCCACATTCATGTTACGTGTTTAGAACAATATTATTAGATCATCATATATGTAAGTAATCATCTAAACACATCTAAAGACATTTAAAAATCATAGTAATAATTTACACAGAAGCATATATATGAACATCGTAAAGTAACGTATACCGAagctgattttgttttttttttcttttttcttttttcttttttttttggattctcCTATTGTCCCTTTTTGCGGATAATTATTCATGGGGGGATTTTCTTCGTACAAATTTATGAAAATCTAACCGCATCAACTGGTAAATCTCCAAACTTGTCAGTTAACTGATCTTAATGCATCtatactcttttttttgttggtaaatCTATACTCTTATGCAAATATATTCATTGATACCTACCTATAAGAGCATCTTGCTAGGAGAAAATTCCAAGATAAAGCATCTTAGTTTATGATGAAGTAATGCCACCATTCTAACTAGAATAAAAACAAGCGAAAACAGTAATGaagattttattatatatgtctCGCAAGAAAACACAGAACAAAACAAATGAAGAGAAAAGGACAAGACACATGAGGAAAGGGCTAAGTTAGTTGTTGGAGGCTGCTGTCTGAATTACGCCACCGTGGGTTCTCCCGACCTATTGTTAAAAGCACCATTAGAAAATGAATGACGTATGGTAGTTTCTTTTTACAACAATATATAGTATGATCTATTTTAACTCAAAAGTTAAATTTTGCTACTTCATCATCTTGTTTTTGAAATCGAATATAAAATAGTGATATTtggttgcaaaaaaaaaaatagtgctTTATTTTGAAGAAGATTTCTCTTAGATCATACTTTTTTGCTTAAAATGAAGTAATGAACAatgttttttcaaatttaaagatAGATTGTTCACATATTCgtttcttttaaatattaaaaagtatctgtttttcttttaaaaagtgatattttatcaaaagaaatgaTACACATGATATTTGGAAACCTGGAAAACGaaattgataattttttttgcaaaaaaaaagtaattgatAATTGATGGCTACTGACTGCTTGGCGATTTTGGCAACAAAAGTCAAGTCTGCCAAAACAAGTTCCAGGTTAAAACGGTGGCATCAAGAATGATTTGACAGAAACGTAGCCATGTGATGACAAACTTACAATTAATCAATGTGGAAGTGAGTATCAAAATGTATCTTGTCTTCACAGATCTGGTTGAGCACAATACTTCCAGCATTTTTTTGTATTGATTGTCGAGTCATATTTGTAACCACCTATGAGttctaaaatacattttatttattaatttaataagaaAACTGTTGTGATTTAATACTTCGGAATGGTAGAATTTCTGATTTTTGAGgtcttttcttttctattttttgtagAAAGGATAGTATAGTGTAAAACGTATTTCTGAGTGGTTCATCAGAAGCATATAATGTCAGTACAcctctaacaaaaaaaagaagaatttcTCAATAACAGACGAATTCATAACATGTGAGACTGCGAGGTAGCGTTTAGTAAAAATCTGTTTGGTGGAGACTTTTAGTTATCGCATTTTAGTTATAGCACGAGTTTTATAGCAATTAACTGttggaactattttttgaacattatgaataatgtattcatatgtcaaaaaagaagttttatttgaatgagaaatAGAGGTCTAATGTGTGTGATTTGAAAAACTTGTATAAAGTAGCAAATACACACATTGGATATTTGAAAttggatttgggttttttgatttgttagttggacttcatgttcattgacttaatcttataaaccaaatatatgttgatcttttatattgataaaatataaaaaaaaatccattttaaagtatattattttgtttgaattggtcaaaacaataataattttattctttaatttcttggtcaaaatgtggaataaattcacataataatgacaagaattaaaaactccattagtgcactatggaggtttcatttttgtgttgaaaaatgaaacttgtgcttctcattatatttctatataaaggCTTGTGAGCCATTTAGAAAATACACACATTCATACAATCAAGAAACATTTCTCCCACTCAGAATAGTTatgctagtattttttttttttgagtctgagagtacatcacagaaataggttcgatagattctgtttttcggtgatggtaaacagaaacaatgctgcagttgtatcttgggaatctgagcgccataaaaccgtcacactacggggcgtttaaagatttaaggaaagagattatctatctcgactctgcaattcttctttatttttatattttggtattgAAACTTTAGTTTATGTTCTTATTAGTCTTTACAAATATCAGTTGTCCTATGGTAGTAAAATAAGGTTCCTACATTcttaaatctttaaatattGTTTATGCTTTTGCACTAACAATACTGATATTtgttaaaagttttttatttgtaaGAACAGGTTAAAGATGCTGGAATCGGATCTTGGTTATCATAAAAACAGGAATTCGAGAATTCATGGTGATGAAAAAGCAATTGTTATGATCTTTTCAGATCGATCATGCGCAGGGATTTCTTATAATAATCTTAGCTATTGTTTTTCTGTGAATCTTCTTTATCATCAAGCGTTGATCATTAGTTACAGATtttctgaaagaaaaaaaaaacaatttgatttgatttgtctTTTGACGTGTTGAAACCGTCGTGTTGCACTTTCgcttgatttttaaaattattttgaaacaaaagtgTGACTTGTATGATCTAATCATGCTTATACGACTGGTTTTTATCAAAATTCAAGCGTTTGATCTTGCATATATTAGCAACTGTGGAGCGTTTGTTCTTGTGGTTTTTTTTAAAGCTTTTAATGCATTTACTTTGTGTATTTGTTTTGCATTTAGTTGTGATCAAATTCGTCAGTTTACatgatcaaataatttatttgttcaAAATCTGTTAATGCTTTGACTTGGCTAAAGATAATTATTTGCGTTAATTATAAAGAATGCTTAACGTTTTGATTTCTTGTTTCAGATTTCTTTTCTTGGAATaacttaatttaattattaagtaAATGTGTGACTATGAGAAAAGAACAATGATTCAAGTTTCAAATATGGTGAAACCATAGTCATATACAATATTTTGATTCTTAAGGGATCATGTTATATGgatggaaatggttgtgagtcGACACCCCAAATTAAGTTTGGGAGAGGTCTGCCACATATAAATCATTTGCCATAGGAAATTAAAATGTTTGTTGATATtgatcaaaaacatttatatttcatCAATGCTTAAATGCAAGTTACAAGAAGATTGACCATGCAAAAAACAATGAGAATTTTTAGACCAATGTGACTGAAACTGACATGTGTATTGTTGTTTCTAAAGTCAATATGGTTGAgaataatcatataaaattgtgTGGTTTGATGGCAAAAATAATATCTTGTAATGATATGTATATTTGCTAAAAAAGTGTTTGGAAAAGATCCAAAACATACAAGTTAGATTTATTAATTAACTTGACAGAATTATGAAAATAGTTGTATGTAAAATGTGAATTTCTAAGAATGAAAcacatttttcaagaaaattgtaataatttttgaaattgcttttaattcatttaaaacTAAAGGAGTTGTAGATTAATTTTCTAAACTCTTAAGAGATGTTAAATGTAATTATGCATGTTTTGAGCTATCTCAAGAAATGTGGGGGGAAGCTTTGCTTACCATATAAAGTCGTTGGCAAGAGGCCAAATGAACTTAGTGATAGTTatcacaatatatttttttttattaaaaaaaaacaaactagtGTCATACACTGAGTTTTGTGTATAATAGTTAATTGTATCTTGAATAAAAGATGACAAAAATCATTAGACAATTGATCTCGACTAATCTCAAGAGATTATGTTCACTATGGTGACAACCTAGGATCCTTTAATTAAAGGTGTGTCATGAGATCAAATTGTTATATCATCAAAAGGAATGGGTCGCCTGTGAATTAAGATGAGGTTTCGCGGTAACTCTACCTAACTGACTGGAGATCCCAAGAAATAGGTTCAAGGAGACAACTAAGTGAAACTAAGTCTGCCCAAAGCACTGTAAGACTTCGGTCTATACCCAATTCCTATGATGATTAAACAGTGCTACATGTAAGGAATACAGGATAAGCATTAGCTTTTAATGATTTGTGTCCATAGCTTTGAGATATGAATGGAGTAGTACATGATACTCCTCTAAACAAAGTTAATGGCAAATCACCTTGTGAGTGTGAAATGGGGCcgtttctaggagaatgaaGGAAAGGCTATATTCTCCAAGTTCACTCATGATTAACCAAGACTGTTCACGGCCAAaatgaacacaatagagaacCTAATTCTGTGA of the Brassica rapa cultivar Chiifu-401-42 chromosome A03, CAAS_Brap_v3.01, whole genome shotgun sequence genome contains:
- the LOC103858050 gene encoding ras-related protein RABA5c; amino-acid sequence: MSDDEGGEEYLFKIVIIGDSAVGKSNLLTRYARNEFNPNSKATIGVEFQTQSMVIDGKEVKAQIWDTAGQERFRAVTSAYYRGAVGALVVYDITRSSTFENVGRWLDELNTHSDTTVAKMLIGNKCDLESIRAVSVEEGKGLAESQGLFFMETSALGSTNVKTAFEMVIREIYSNISRKQLNSDSYKEELTVNRVSLVKSENEGTKTFSCCSS
- the LOC103858051 gene encoding transcription factor bHLH129, coding for MEEGTGFPLGRPNGRYGGGGERVPSRLKSELRFSGGGSNSHQEHNSEVEGPSAINGVASTSMSFGNDHDNWDNSPSHISFTIDEPGKRSKTTDFFTLETPFSMPQTSLEMESLINIPEDSVPWKVRAKRGCATHPRSIAERERRTRISGKLKKLQELVPNMEKQTSYADMLDLAVEHIKGLQHHIESLEKGIERCTCGACKKR